GCCACGTAGGTGGCCCGCAGCACGGCGCGCGGGCTCGCCGGAGCCTCGGTCTCACGGTCGCCGGCGGCGAGCCGGGCGACGAAGTCCGGGTTCGCCGTGCCGGCGCCGGTGCCGGCGAAGTCGGGGGTGGTCGGCGTGCCGGCCAGGTCGCGGGTGCCGCCGAAACCGTACGGGGAGACCGGTGCCGCGAGCAGCAGCGCGCCCACCCGGTGCGGATGGTCGACCAGCAGTCGCATCGCCACTCCGCCACCGAGGGAGTGCCCGACCACCACCGGACGAGCGTCGGCACCGAAGAGCGTCGGATCGTCCAGCAGGGCGGCTACATCGTCGGCGAAGTCCCGCAGGCCTCGGGTGGCGTCAACCGGGGCCGTCTCGGAGTCGCCGTACCCCCGCAGGTCGGGGGCGACCACCCGCAGCGTCGGCGGCAGACGCCGGACCAGCGGCTCCCAGAACAGCGCGGACGAGCAGTTGCCGTGGATCAGCAGCACCGGTGTGCCATCCGGCGGGCCGGCCACCCGTACCGCCTGGGTGATGCCGTTCGCCGTCACGGTCCGCTGCTCGGTCTCCATCCGCGGCATGCTGCCACGCCGGCCTTCGCCGGTCCAGGTGCCGGAGAGCCACCCGGCGGCGCTGCCCGGTGTGGCCGACCGCCAGGACATCCCGGCGGGTGCCGGCGCGCGGTCAGCGCCGCGCGCTGGGCGGCGTGGCCAACGGCAGCGGCAGTGTCGGTCGGACGTCCCGCCGGGACGGACCGAAGCTGAGCCCCACCGGATCGGTGTGCGCCACCCCGGGATCGAACAGGCGCAGCTCGGTACGGCCGAGCCGGATCACGTCGCCGTCGGAGAGTCGTTCCACCTCGGTGATCCGGCGATCGTTGAGCCAGGTGCCGTTGGTGGAGCCCAGGTCCCGCAGTGACGGGCCTTCCGGGGTCAACCACACCTCAGCGTGGCAACGGCTCAGGTGCGGGTCGTTGATCACCACGTGGCAGGTCGGCGCCCGGCCGATCACCTGCGCTTCGACCCGCAGTCGAAAGCTCGCCCCGCGCATCGGCCCACCCGCGACCGTCAACAGCGGCATCAGTTCCGGACGTTCCTCCATGGACAGTCAGCCCTCCACCCCGCACCGTCACTCCGCGCGTCAGCTTGCCATCAGACAGTAGTCGGCAATACCGACCGGCCGGTCAGCTCCTCGTCACCTCCCGGCCATCTACCGTTCGACGATTCGGGCGGGCCGCACTCGTCATCACTTCCCTGACCTGCACTGATCAACGATCGGTCGGGGCGGTGCGACGCCGGTCACACCGACCCGGATCGGAGACCTACCGGCGAGTAATTCTCGGGTCTAGACTTCCGCCATGACGGCTGTGCATGTCCCGGGTGTCCCGGTCATCGAGGCGGGCCGGCTGGTTTCGACCAGCCCGGCCACCGGCGCTGAGGCCGGTCGCCTCCCGGTCGCCACCGACGACGACGTGCGGCGGGCTGTCGACCGCGCCCGCGCGGCCAGCGAGTGGTGGGCCGGGCTCAGCTTCACCGGCCGCCGCGAACGGCTGCTGCGGTGGCGCGCTCTGCTCGCCAAGCGGATCGAAGAGTTGGCCGAGCTGGTGCACGTCGAGGGCGGCAAGCCGATCGCCGACGCCATCGTCGAGATCGTCACCGCGATCGAGCACATCGACTGGGCCGCCCGCAACGCCGGCCGCGTGCTCGGCCCGCGCCGGGTGCGGTCCCGGCTCATCCTCGCCGAGTTCTCCGGGCACCTCGAATACCAGCCGTACGGCGTGGTCGGCGTGATCGGGCCGTGGAACTATCCGGTCTTCACGCCGATCGGCTCCGCCGCGTACGCGCTGGCCGCCGGCAACGCCGTGGTGCTCAAGCCGAGCGAGTACACGCCCGCCGTCGGCCAGTGGCTGGTGGACAGCTTCGCCGAGGTGGTGCCCGAGCAGCCGGTGTTCACCGCCGTGCACGGGTTGGGCGACGTGGGCGCGGCGCTGTGCCGGTCCGGCGTCAACAAGCTGGCCTTCACCGGCTCAACCGCCACCGCCCGGAAGGTGATGGCCGCCTGCGCGGAGACGTTGACCCCGGTGCTGATCGAGGGCGGCGGCAAGGACGCCATGATCGTCGACAGCGACGCCGATCTGGACGCCGCCGCCGAGGCGTGCGTCTGGGGCGGCATGACCAACGCCGGTCAGACCTGCATCGGCATCGAGCGGGTGTACGCCGTCGACTCGGTCTTCGACGCCTTCGTCGACAAGGTGGTGGCCCGCGCCGGTCAGCTGACCGTCGGGGCGGAGGGCACCGACATCGGCCCGATCACCATGCCCAAACAGCTCGACGTGATCCGCCGGCACATCGACGCGGCGATCACCTCGGGCGGACGTGCCGTGCTCGGCGGCCCGAGCGCGGTGCAGCCGCCGTACGTCCACCCGACCGTGCTCGTGGACGTCCCGGAGGATTCGGCCGCCGTCCGCGAGGAGACCTTCGGCCCCACGCTGACCATCAGCCGGGTCCGCGACGCCGACGAGGCCGTCGCCCGCGCCAACGCCCTGTCGTACGGCCTGGGCGGTTCGGTCTTCGGCCGACGGCGCGCGGTGGCCATCGCCCGGCGGCTGCGCTCCGGAATGGCCTCGATCAACTCCACCCTGACCTTCGCAGGCATGTCCACCCTGCCGTTCGGCGGGGTCGGCGACTCCGGTTTCGGGCGGATCCATGGGGAGGACGGGCTGCGCGAATTCGGCCGGGCCAAGGCGATCACCCGGCGTCGCGCACGATCGCTACTGCCGTCGATGACCTTCGAACGGACCCCGACCGACGTGGCCCGACTCGTCAAGGCCATCAAGGTGATGTACGGAAGGTGATTGTCGGATAGCCGATCTTCAACAAAGATCGGCGTATCCGCATGTTTGTACCCCGTGTTCACGGCGGTACATTGCGTTAAATGGGCCACAATCGATTGCGCTACCGCCTTGTCGACAGTGACCAGTCATGGAGCGCCCGGCGGCGTCGCCACCGCGCGGACTGGCTGGCACGCACCTTCCCCGACATCGGCGACATGCACGTGGTCGATCTCGGCGGCCGGCTCGGCACCTGGCACCGCGCCACCGTCCGGCCAGCCCGGGTGACCGTCGTCAACCTGGAGCAGCCGCCCGCCGTCGTGCCGGACTGGGCCCACGTCGAACAGGCCGACGCCTGCGACCTGCCGTCGCACCTCGCCAAGGGCGACTACGACATGGTCTTCTCAAACTCCGTGCTGGAGCATGTGGGCGGGCACGAACGCCGGCTGCGCTTCGCCGCCACCACCCGCTCACTGGCCGACCGGCACTGGGTGCAGACGCCCTACCGCTACTTCCCCATCGAGCCACACTGGATCGCACCCGGGATGCAGTTCCTACCGGTACGCCTACGCACCGCGCTCGCCCAACGCTGGCCGTTGGGGCACAAGCCGACCCGCAGCCATGACGTCGCCATCCACCAGGTGCTCTGGACCGAACTGCTGGACCGCTCGCAGATGCGCCACTACTTCCCCGACTCGAGCATGCTGGTCGAGCGGGTGTTCGGCCTACCCAAGTCTCTGATCGCGGTGCGTACCGGGAGCTGAGCCGATCAGAAGAGGGTCAGCTCGTCCTTCTCGATGCCCCGCAGCTTGTCGTAGTTCACGACCACACACCGGATGCCCCGGTCGGTGGCGAGCACCCGGGCCTGCGGCTTGATCTCCTGGGCTGCGAAGACGCCGGCAACCGGGCTGAGCAGCGGGTCACGATTCATCAACTCGAGATAGCGGGTCAACTGCTCCACCCCGTCGATGTCGCCACGCCGCTTGACCTCCACGGCGACCGCACCGGAGTTCGCGTCCCGGCAGAGCAGGTCGACCGGGCCGATCGCCGTCATGTACTCGCGGCGGACCAGCGTGAACCCCTCGCCCAGGGCGCCAGGGTTGGCGGCCAACAACTCCTGCAGGTGCGCCTCCACCCCGTCCTTGCGCAGGCCCGGATCAACACCCAGCTCGTACGAGGTGTCCTGGAAGATCTCCTCCAGGGTGATCCGTAGCTCCTCGCCAGCCTTGTTGACCACCCGCCACACACCGGGGGCCTCCTCCAGCCGACACGGGGGGCTCATCCAGTTCAACGGCTTGTACGCCCGGTCGTCGGCATGAATCGACACCGACCCGTCCGCCTTCACCATCAGCAACCGGGTGGCCAGCGGCAGGTGAGCCGAGAGCCGTCCGACGTAGTCCACCGAGCACTTCGCAATGACCAACCGCACCCGACGAGGGTAACCGAGTACCCACCAGTCGCCAGCGAGCGGCACTGGCGCGTCGATGCGATGCTGGGTTCGTGTTCGAAGTCCTCACCGGCACTGGCCTCGCCGCATCGGCGGGCCTGAACGCCTACATACCCCTGCTCATCCTCGGTCTCCTCGGCCGCTACACCGACCTGATCGACCTCCCCAGCGGCTGGACCTGGCTCGGCAACGGCTGGGTCATCGTCATCCTGGCCGTGCTGCTGGTCGTCGAGACGGTGGCGGACAAGGTGCCCGTGGTCGACCACATCAACGACGTGGTGCAGACCATGGTCCGGCCCACCGCCGGCGGCCTGGCCTTCGGCGCCGGATCCTCGTCGGAGACGGTGACGGTCAGCGACCCGGGGAGCTTCTTCTCGTCCCATCAGTGGGTGCCGGTCGTCACCGGCGTGCTGCTGGCGTTGGGTGTGCACCTGCTCAAGTCCGCGGCACGACCCGTCATCAACGCGACCACCGCCGGGTTCGGCGCCCCGGTCGCCAGCACCGCCGAGGACGCCACCAGCGTGGTGGTCTCCCTGGTGGCGATCATCCTGCCGGTGTTGGTGCTGGCTTTCCTGCTGGGCCTGGTGGTCTTCATCTTCTGGTTCTTCCGCCGACGCTCCGAACGCCGCCGGGAACGCGAAGCGGCTCGCGCCGCCGGTTTCCGAGTCTGACAAGGTCGTACGCCGCTGGCCGGCACCCGGGACCGGGCGGGATGGCTTGATCGACTCGGGTTCCTGGAATCCGGGGCGTCCCGGGCGTCGGGACACCGCGCCGTCAAGGAAAGCGAGTCGATCAAGTCGTCGCGGGGCGTTCGGGCGCGGATCTGCCGATCGGCCGGGGGCCATATCGGGGCAGGAAAGAGCGACAAAAGCCTACGATCGGGCAAAAGACTAGAGGAGGTTGGCATGACTGCAGCGTTGGAGATGCCCCGAGTCCAGGAATGTGTGGTCGCCGCGTGCGCGTACAACCAGTCGGGTGACTGCCACGCCTTCGCGATCACGATCGGCAGCATGGATCACGCGCACTGCCACACCTTCGTCGAGTCGCCGATCCGGGGCGGTGTGGACAGCCTGATCGCCCAGGTTGGCGCCTGTCAGCGCTCCGACTGCCGGCACAACGAGCAGTTGGAGTGTCACGCGGCGTCCATCCGGGTCGGCCCGGACAACGACATGGCCGACTGCATGACGTACGCCGGCCGCTGACCCAGCGAGCTCTGAAGCAGAGCCGGATCAGGGCAGGTCGTTGGCGCTCCGGATGACCGTCACCAGGTCGTCGATGATGCCGGTGAGGGCGAAGTCCCTCGGGGTGAAGACCCGGGCAACCCCGGCGGCCCGGAGCGTGTCCGCGTCACCGGCGGGGATGATGCCGCCCACGACCACCGGTAGGTCCGCCCGGCCGGCGGCGCGCAGCCCGTCGAGCACCGCGGGCACGGCGGCCAGGTGCGACCCGGAGAGCACGGACAGCCCGACCAGGTCGACGTCCTCCTCGACGGCAGCGGCGACGATCTGCCCTGCGGTCAGCCGGATGCCCTGGTAGATGACCTCGAAGCCGGCATCGCGGGCGCGTACCGCGATCTGCTCCGCGCCGTTGGAGTGCCCGTCCAGGCCGGGTTTGCCGACCAGGAGCCGCAGCCGACCGCTGCCCAACTCCCGGGCGGTGGCGGTGACCCGCTCGCGGACGGCCGCGAGGCCCGGGTCGCCCGCGCTGCCGGTGGCGCCGGCCAGGCCGGTCGGCGCCCGGTACTCACCGAAGACCTGACGCAGCGCGCCGGCCCACTCGCCGGTGGTCACCCCGGCACGCACGCACTCCAGGGTGGCCGGCATCAGGTTCGTGGTGGTCGCGGCGTCCGCGCGCAGCCGGGAAAGAGCCGCGTCGACGGCGGTCGCGTCCCGGTCGGCCCGCCACCGGTGTACGCCGTCAGCGGCGGCCGCCTCGACCGCGGGGTCGACCTGCTCGACGGCTTCCGCACCGGCGGCGGTCAGCGGGGAGGGTTCCGTCTCGGCGTACCGGTTGACCCCGACCACGACGTCGGCCCCGGACTCCATTCGGCGACGGCGCTCGGCCAGTGCGGCGACCAGGGCGCTCTTGAGGTAGCCGGTCTCCACGGCGGCGACCACACCGCCCAACTCCAGCACCTTGTCCAGTTCGACCCGCGCCCCGGTGACGATCTCGTCGACCAGCGCGGTCATCACGTGCGAGCCGGCGAAGAGGTCGGGGTATTCGAGCAGATCCGACTCGTACGCCAGGACCTGCTGCATCCGCAGTGACCACTGCTGGTCCCAGGGGCGGGGTAGGCCGAGCGCCTCGTTCCAGGCTGGCAGTTGCACCGCACGGGCCCGGGCATCGCGGGACATCGTCACGCCGAGCATCTCCAGCACGATGCGCTGGATGTTGTTCTCCGGCTGCGCCTCGGTGAGGCCGAGCGAGTTGACCTGCACGCCGTAGCGGAACCGACGTTGTTTGGCCTCGGTGACCCCGTACCGGTCCCGGGTGATCTGGTCCCAGAGCACGCCGAACGCGCGCATCTTGGCGATCTCCTCGACGAAGCGCACCCCGGCGTTGACGAAGAACGAGATCCGCTGGACCACGTCGCCCATCCGCTCGGCCGGCACCTGACCGGAGTCGCGGACCGCGTCGAGCACGGCGACGGCGGTAGCTAGCGCGAAGCCGACCTCCTGCACGGGCGTGGCGCCGGCCTCCTGGAGGTGGTACGAGCAGATGTTGACCGGGTTCCACCGCGGCATCTCGCTCAGCGTGTATGCCACGACGTCGGCGGTCAGCCGCAGCGACGCCGCCGGCGGGAAGATGTACGTGCCCCGGGACAGGTACTCCTTGATGATGTCGTTCTGCGTGGTGCCGGCGCAGCGGGCCAGCTCGGCGCCCTGCTCCAGCCCCACGGTGCCGTAGAGGGCGAGCATCCACATCGCCGGGGCGTTGATGGTCATCGAGGTGTTCATGTCGGCGAGCGGAAGGCCGTCGAAGAGGGCCCGCATGTCGCCGAGGTGGGCCACCGGCACACCGACCCGGCCGACCTCACCGGCGGCCAGTTCGTGGTCCGGGTCGTACCCGGTCTGGGTGGGCAGGTCGAAGGCGACCGAGAGGCCGGTTTGCCCCTTCGCCAGGTTGCGGCGGAAGAGGGCGTTGGTCGCCGCGGCCGACGAGTGGCCGGCGTAGGTGCGCATCACCCACGGGCGGTCCCGCTCGGGCAGTCGAGGCGAAGATGCCGTCTCATCCATGGCCGGAGTTTAAGTTACCGTTCAGTAAAAGGGGCTGTGGAAAACCACACAGGTCCATGTCGGGGACGTCCGGGTGCCAAACGGGCGCAATGGCGCGGACCGCCATACCCGGGGCACCAGGCAGCCCTGGTCAGGCGCACACTGGACGCCATGGATGATGAGTTGGCGATCTCCGTACGGGGGCTGCGCAAGGCGTACGGCGAAAACGTGGCGGTTGCTGGCGTGGATCTCGACGTGCACCGTGGCGAGGTGTTCGCGTTGCTCGGCCCGAACGGCGCCGGCAAGACCACAACCGTGGAGATCCTGGAGGGTTACCGACACCGGGATGCCGGCGAGGTCTCCGTGCTCGGCGCGGACCCGGCCAAACCTGACGCCGACTGGCGCTCCCGGGTCGGCATCGTGCTCCAGGGCACCGGCGAGTTCGACGAGCTGACCGTGGCCGAGGTGATCCGGCACTTCTCCGGCTTCTACCCGGACGCCGACGACCCGGAGAAGGTGATCGAGCGGGTCGGGCTGGCCGGCAAGGCGAAGGCCCGCACACACACTCTCTCCGGCGGGCAGAAGCGCCGCCTGGACGTGGCCCTGGGCATCATCGGCCGCCCCGAGTTGCTCTTCCTCGACGAGCCGACCACCGGCTTCGACCCGGAGGCCCGCCGCGAGTTCTGGGAGCTGATCCGCGACCTCGCGGCGGCCGGCACCACCATCGTGCTCACCACCCACTACCTGGACGAGGCCGAGTCCCTCGCCGACCGGGTCGGCGTGATCGCCGGCGGTCGGCTGGTCGAGGTGGCCGCTCCCAACCGGCTGGGCAATCGGCAGGAGGCCCTGGCGACGGTCTCCTGGCGTACCCCGGAAGGGACGCTGGAGAGCGCGCAGAGCGCGACGCCGACGGCCTTCGTGGCCGACCTCGCCGCGCGTCACGGCGGCGAGGTCCCCGGGCTCACGGTGACCCGGCCAACCCTGGAGGACGTCTACCTCACCATGATCGGACACGCGCGATGACGACCACGACGAAGCCGGCGACGCCGGTCACCGCGACCCGCGGCCGGCGGCCGGGGGCGGGCGCGCTCGCCCTGCGCCAGGGTCGGCTGGAGATCACCCAGTTCCTGCGCAGCCGGGAGTCCGTGGTCTTCACGATGGGCTTCCCCATCATCATGATCCTGATCTTCGCGGCGATCTTCGACGGCACGATCGGCGGCGGGGTCAAGTTCACCCAATACTTCATCACCGGCATGATCGCGACCGGCCTGATGACGGTGAGCTTCCAGAACCTCGGCATCTGGATCCCGATCGAGCGGGACCGGGGCGTGCTCAAGCGCTACCGGGGCACGCCGATGCCGAAGTGGGTCTGGTTCGCCGGCAAGGTGATCATGGTGGTGGCGATCGGCATCGCCGAGACCGCGCTGCTGCTGGCCGTCGCGGTGGCGCTGTTCGACCTCGACCTGCCGGGCACCGCCGGCAAGTGGCTCACCTTCGGCTGGGTCGCCGTGCTCGGGGTGACCGCGTGCACGCTGTGCGGCATCGCGATCTCGTCGCTGGCCCGCACCGCCCGCAGCGGCTCGGCGGTGGTCACCCCGGTCGCCCTGGTGCTCCAGTTCATCTCCGGGGTGTTCTTCGTCTTCACCGACCTGCCCACCTGGATGCAGCAGGTGGCGGCGCTGTTCCCGCTCAAGTGGATGTGCCAGGGGCTGCGGTCGGTCTTCCTGCCCGAGAGCTTCGGCGCTCAGGAGCCGGGCGGCTCGTTCGAGCTGGGCCGAGTCGCGCTAGTACTGGCCCTGTGGTGCGTGATCGGTGTGGTGCTCTGCATGACCACCTTCCGCTGGACCACCAAACGAGACGGCTAACCGCCCCACCCCCACGCCCCGCCCCTCCCCTCCCCGCGCCCGCGCCCCTCCCCGCCGATCTAGGGCTCGTTGTCGTTTGTTGATCTCCAACGACAGCGCTTTGCCCTAGATCGACGGGGAGGGGCGGCGGGGAGGGGCGGCGGGGCGCGGGGCGGTGGGTTTAGTACGTGTAGAAGCCCTTGCCGGTTTTGCGGCCCAGGTCACCGGCGGTGACCATCCGCTGGAGCAACTCCGGCGGGAAGAACTTCTCGTCGGCGGTGTCGGTGTAGATGTTCTTCGAGGCGTGCAGGAGCACGTCCACGCCGGTCAGGTCGGTGGTGGCCAGTGGGCCCATCGCGTGACCGAAGCCCAGCCGGCAGGCCGTGTCCAGGTCTTCTGCGGACACCACGCCGGACTCGACCAGCTTGACCGCCTCCACCACCAGGGCGGAGATCAGCCGGGTGGTGACGAAGCCGGCGATGTCCCGGTTGACCACCACCACCGTCTTGCCGATCTCCTCGGCGAAGGCCCGTGCGGTGTCCAGCGTGGCGTCGCTGGTCTTGTAACCGCGAACCAGCTCGCAGAGCTGCATCATCGGCACCGGGGAGAAGAAGTGGGTGCCGACGACCGCCTCGGGCCGCTCGGTCACGGCGGCGATCTGGGTGACCGGAATGGCCGAGGTGTTGGTGGCGAGCACCGCGTCCGACTTGCAGATCTTGTCCAGGGCGCGGAACACCTCGTGCTTGATCTCCAGCCGCTCGAAGACCGCCTCGACCACGATGTCCGCGTCCGCCGCCGCCTCCAGATCGGTGGTCGGGGTGATCCGGGCGAGCGTCTCCTCGACCTCGGACGCCTCGATCCGGCCCTTCTCGGCGAACTTCTCCAGCGACTTCCGGATGCCGCCGAGCCCTCGGGTGGTGGCGGCCTCGTCCAGGTCGCGCAGCGTCACCTGCCAGCCCGCCTGCGCCGCCACCTGGGCGATGCCAGAACCCATCAACCCAGCCCCGACGACCGCGAGTCGACCCGCCATCTACTTCTCCCTCGCTGCGATTGAGTGCCTGCCTGCACCCTAGTCGGCGAGCCTGAACGACGACTAAGGGGCTGTCGGGAGACCCAACAGCCCCTGGCCTGGTCGGCGTCGGCGTCAGATGTCCAGCGAGGGTTCCTCCGGCGTGGTGCCCCGCTCGACCGCCACCCCGAGTGCACGCAGGTCGGCCACGAAGTCCGGGTAGCCCCGGTCGACGTGGTGCACGTGGGAGACCTCGGTGACCCCCTCGGCGCAGAGCCCCGCGATGATCAACCCCGCGCCCGCGCGGATGTCGGTGGCCCGCACCGGGGCACCGGAGAGCCTGTCCCGTCCGCGGACCACCGCGTGGTGCCCGTCGGTCTTGATGTCCGCGCCGAGCCGCATCATCTCGTTGGCGAACATGAACCGACCGTCGAAGATGTTCTCGGTGATCAGGGAGGCTCCGTCGCTGACCGCCGCCAGCCCGATCGCCATCGGCAGCAGGTCGGTGGCGAAGCCGGGATACGGCAGCGTCACCACGTCCACCGCCCGGGGTCGGTCGTCCATTCGTACGCGGAAGCCGTCCCCCCGGGTCTCCACCAGGCCGCCGGCCGCCACCACCTTGTCCAGCGCGACCTCCAGGTACGCCGGATCCAGCCCGGTCACCGTCACGTCTCCGCGGGTCATCGCCGCGCCGAACGCCCAGGTGCCGGCGACGATCCGGTCCCCCACCGTGGCGTGCCGCACCGGGCGCAGACCGGGCACCCCGGTGATCCGCAGCGTGGATGTGCCCGCGCCGGAGATCCGCGCGCCCATCTCGTTGAGCATCGTGCAGATGTCGACGATCTCCGGCTCCCGGGCCGCGTTGTCGATCATCGTGGTGCCCTGGGCCAGCACCGCCGCCATCACCAGGTTCTCGGTCGCACCGACACTGGGGAAGTCCAACACGATGTCCGCGCCGCGCAGCCCGTGCGGGGCGGAGGCGATGACGAACCCATGTTCACCGGAGATCTCCGCGCCCATCCGGGTCAGCCCGGAGACGTGCATGTCCAGCCCACGTGACCCGATGGCATCGCCGCCGGGATGGGCCACCCGCACGTACCCTCGGCGGGCCAGCAGCGGGCCGAGCACACAGATCGACGCCCGCAACCGTCGGACCAGGTCGTAGTCGGCTTCCGCGCCCGGCTGGTCGGGCACGTCGATGGTCACCGAACGGGACCGGGCCACGCCACCGCGAGCGACCATCGGGTCGACCGGGTCGTCCGCGTCGAACTGGACGTCGCAGCCCAGCCGGCGCAGCACCTCCCCCATGATCGCGATGTCGGTGATCCGTGGGACGTTCGTGATCACGCTGCGGCCCGGTGCGAGCAGCGCGGCGGCCATCAGTTTCAGCGCCGAGTTCTTGGCGCCAACCACGTGCACCGTGCCGGCCAGTCGGGCGTCACCGT
The window above is part of the Micromonospora sp. LH3U1 genome. Proteins encoded here:
- a CDS encoding alpha/beta fold hydrolase codes for the protein MPRMETEQRTVTANGITQAVRVAGPPDGTPVLLIHGNCSSALFWEPLVRRLPPTLRVVAPDLRGYGDSETAPVDATRGLRDFADDVAALLDDPTLFGADARPVVVGHSLGGGVAMRLLVDHPHRVGALLLAAPVSPYGFGGTRDLAGTPTTPDFAGTGAGTANPDFVARLAAGDRETEAPASPRAVLRATYVADPASLGTDEELLLDTVLSTATGDDNYPGTAVPSDNWPGTAPGERGVLNALAPTWFRLADELVAVADKPSITWVRGDADVIVSDTSLFDLAYLGSLGLVPGWPGEEACPPQPMVGQTRAVLERYAAAGGAYHEVVLPGCGHSPHLERPAEFVAELLALTTVPAA
- a CDS encoding FHA domain-containing protein; amino-acid sequence: MEERPELMPLLTVAGGPMRGASFRLRVEAQVIGRAPTCHVVINDPHLSRCHAEVWLTPEGPSLRDLGSTNGTWLNDRRITEVERLSDGDVIRLGRTELRLFDPGVAHTDPVGLSFGPSRRDVRPTLPLPLATPPSARR
- a CDS encoding aldehyde dehydrogenase family protein is translated as MTAVHVPGVPVIEAGRLVSTSPATGAEAGRLPVATDDDVRRAVDRARAASEWWAGLSFTGRRERLLRWRALLAKRIEELAELVHVEGGKPIADAIVEIVTAIEHIDWAARNAGRVLGPRRVRSRLILAEFSGHLEYQPYGVVGVIGPWNYPVFTPIGSAAYALAAGNAVVLKPSEYTPAVGQWLVDSFAEVVPEQPVFTAVHGLGDVGAALCRSGVNKLAFTGSTATARKVMAACAETLTPVLIEGGGKDAMIVDSDADLDAAAEACVWGGMTNAGQTCIGIERVYAVDSVFDAFVDKVVARAGQLTVGAEGTDIGPITMPKQLDVIRRHIDAAITSGGRAVLGGPSAVQPPYVHPTVLVDVPEDSAAVREETFGPTLTISRVRDADEAVARANALSYGLGGSVFGRRRAVAIARRLRSGMASINSTLTFAGMSTLPFGGVGDSGFGRIHGEDGLREFGRAKAITRRRARSLLPSMTFERTPTDVARLVKAIKVMYGR
- a CDS encoding class I SAM-dependent methyltransferase, coding for MGHNRLRYRLVDSDQSWSARRRRHRADWLARTFPDIGDMHVVDLGGRLGTWHRATVRPARVTVVNLEQPPAVVPDWAHVEQADACDLPSHLAKGDYDMVFSNSVLEHVGGHERRLRFAATTRSLADRHWVQTPYRYFPIEPHWIAPGMQFLPVRLRTALAQRWPLGHKPTRSHDVAIHQVLWTELLDRSQMRHYFPDSSMLVERVFGLPKSLIAVRTGS
- the nucS gene encoding endonuclease NucS, whose protein sequence is MRLVIAKCSVDYVGRLSAHLPLATRLLMVKADGSVSIHADDRAYKPLNWMSPPCRLEEAPGVWRVVNKAGEELRITLEEIFQDTSYELGVDPGLRKDGVEAHLQELLAANPGALGEGFTLVRREYMTAIGPVDLLCRDANSGAVAVEVKRRGDIDGVEQLTRYLELMNRDPLLSPVAGVFAAQEIKPQARVLATDRGIRCVVVNYDKLRGIEKDELTLF
- a CDS encoding DUF4126 domain-containing protein → MFEVLTGTGLAASAGLNAYIPLLILGLLGRYTDLIDLPSGWTWLGNGWVIVILAVLLVVETVADKVPVVDHINDVVQTMVRPTAGGLAFGAGSSSETVTVSDPGSFFSSHQWVPVVTGVLLALGVHLLKSAARPVINATTAGFGAPVASTAEDATSVVVSLVAIILPVLVLAFLLGLVVFIFWFFRRRSERRREREAARAAGFRV
- a CDS encoding DUF1540 domain-containing protein, yielding MTAALEMPRVQECVVAACAYNQSGDCHAFAITIGSMDHAHCHTFVESPIRGGVDSLIAQVGACQRSDCRHNEQLECHAASIRVGPDNDMADCMTYAGR
- a CDS encoding protein meaA, with the translated sequence MDETASSPRLPERDRPWVMRTYAGHSSAAATNALFRRNLAKGQTGLSVAFDLPTQTGYDPDHELAAGEVGRVGVPVAHLGDMRALFDGLPLADMNTSMTINAPAMWMLALYGTVGLEQGAELARCAGTTQNDIIKEYLSRGTYIFPPAASLRLTADVVAYTLSEMPRWNPVNICSYHLQEAGATPVQEVGFALATAVAVLDAVRDSGQVPAERMGDVVQRISFFVNAGVRFVEEIAKMRAFGVLWDQITRDRYGVTEAKQRRFRYGVQVNSLGLTEAQPENNIQRIVLEMLGVTMSRDARARAVQLPAWNEALGLPRPWDQQWSLRMQQVLAYESDLLEYPDLFAGSHVMTALVDEIVTGARVELDKVLELGGVVAAVETGYLKSALVAALAERRRRMESGADVVVGVNRYAETEPSPLTAAGAEAVEQVDPAVEAAAADGVHRWRADRDATAVDAALSRLRADAATTTNLMPATLECVRAGVTTGEWAGALRQVFGEYRAPTGLAGATGSAGDPGLAAVRERVTATARELGSGRLRLLVGKPGLDGHSNGAEQIAVRARDAGFEVIYQGIRLTAGQIVAAAVEEDVDLVGLSVLSGSHLAAVPAVLDGLRAAGRADLPVVVGGIIPAGDADTLRAAGVARVFTPRDFALTGIIDDLVTVIRSANDLP
- a CDS encoding ABC transporter ATP-binding protein; amino-acid sequence: MDDELAISVRGLRKAYGENVAVAGVDLDVHRGEVFALLGPNGAGKTTTVEILEGYRHRDAGEVSVLGADPAKPDADWRSRVGIVLQGTGEFDELTVAEVIRHFSGFYPDADDPEKVIERVGLAGKAKARTHTLSGGQKRRLDVALGIIGRPELLFLDEPTTGFDPEARREFWELIRDLAAAGTTIVLTTHYLDEAESLADRVGVIAGGRLVEVAAPNRLGNRQEALATVSWRTPEGTLESAQSATPTAFVADLAARHGGEVPGLTVTRPTLEDVYLTMIGHAR
- a CDS encoding ABC transporter permease, with amino-acid sequence MTTTTKPATPVTATRGRRPGAGALALRQGRLEITQFLRSRESVVFTMGFPIIMILIFAAIFDGTIGGGVKFTQYFITGMIATGLMTVSFQNLGIWIPIERDRGVLKRYRGTPMPKWVWFAGKVIMVVAIGIAETALLLAVAVALFDLDLPGTAGKWLTFGWVAVLGVTACTLCGIAISSLARTARSGSAVVTPVALVLQFISGVFFVFTDLPTWMQQVAALFPLKWMCQGLRSVFLPESFGAQEPGGSFELGRVALVLALWCVIGVVLCMTTFRWTTKRDG
- a CDS encoding 3-hydroxyacyl-CoA dehydrogenase family protein gives rise to the protein MAGRLAVVGAGLMGSGIAQVAAQAGWQVTLRDLDEAATTRGLGGIRKSLEKFAEKGRIEASEVEETLARITPTTDLEAAADADIVVEAVFERLEIKHEVFRALDKICKSDAVLATNTSAIPVTQIAAVTERPEAVVGTHFFSPVPMMQLCELVRGYKTSDATLDTARAFAEEIGKTVVVVNRDIAGFVTTRLISALVVEAVKLVESGVVSAEDLDTACRLGFGHAMGPLATTDLTGVDVLLHASKNIYTDTADEKFFPPELLQRMVTAGDLGRKTGKGFYTY